In Euphorbia lathyris chromosome 2, ddEupLath1.1, whole genome shotgun sequence, the sequence TAGGAGACGATGTATTCTCTCTTCTACCTCCTTCTAGATTGTAGACCCCAGATGTGTGCTAAAGGAAGGAAATGCAATTGAACTATTCAAGCGAGCCATGGTTTCGTGTCAGTCCACGCTCAACGCACTAATTCGATGTGGTTGAATCCTGCAGATCCTTGAACAAGCCTGAAATAAGACAGAAAAAAAAGATCAAATGAAGGATATAGAACCAATAATTCTGCTCTGATACCTAAATAAATTGTTAGGGATGTGATGAGGATGAAAACaatagtgataaaaaaaaattatgagaaaTGAGCTAATGATTGAATGCTTACTTTGGAGATTGTCTCATTCTATTTATAATACATTTAAGCTAGGTGAGAGTGTTACAAACTTTAGAGTGTATGGAAACATATGTCGTCCATTGACAATAGGAGTTGCGTTGGTCAATGAGCAGGAATTAGGAACCAGTATGATTCAAACTTATGGCTACATATGGACAGGGTCGATAGTGACATGATTGATAGTTTAATGCTACGCAATATCATATGGACTACTCATGATGATGCCACATGGATCGTTATAAAAGGCTTGACATCAACTCCAACGTTAGAACTGTAATTCAATTTTGCCATAGCCCCATGATTGAAATCTCCAGCCTAATTTTACTATTTTCCAAGTAAACGCTTCAAAAAATTACCGACAAAATccttttaaaaaaagtaaaattggcTTGGAATTTTTATGATTAGAGAAGCATatagtaaaattaaaattggtatctatatatctatatatatatatatatattaaaaagcaGGATATTAAGGTTGCTGATTTGGTGGAGTTTTAGAGTTTAAGGCTGATGTGTcattttgtaactttttttttttaaaaatacattaaTTTTCACTTTACCATTTTACAATCAACGTTTCAGAAGTAATAGCTAATTCGTTCATTCAACTGTCCCTCTCCACTCTTTGAATCTCCGCCCTTTATGCTCCCACTCTCTCAAAAATTGAACTATGTTTACGGAAAACTCACTCCCACTCTCATGATTCACAACTACTTCTCTATTTTCTTTTGAACTGATTTATCACTGGTGAGTTTGCCTCCAATTTTTCTCTACTACGGTCTCTTCTTCCCGTGTGCACATGgatttcatcttcttcttcggtgagttctttttttccttctcttcattttcttttcttttccaattTGATGTCCTATAACAGGTACTATTAACCTCTCATGTCGTTCTACTGTTATTAGGCTATCTCTTTGCATGTTCATTACGCTCTCTGCTATTAGGGTTCGATCATGTATTTCTgattcctttcttttcttttggagTTATGTTAATTGAAGTTTGATTTGTATAAATATAGTTACTTTCCATTTCAACCTTCCTATAGGTGCTTTGATTGCATAAGTTCTTGTGatcctgattttttttttccataattGAATTTTATAGCATTGTCTCTCTGAAGTTTTTGGACTtgaaattcaaattattttgcTTTTGAACTACTCTTTGTTTTTAATATCTATTTTATATCTTTTTTCTCTGATTTACAGGAACTTTGGCAGATGTTGATCACCAACTTATGTCTGTCTCGTGCTTCTCTACCTCTCCAAGCCCTTCGCTGCACTTTTTTCACCATTACCTGGTCAGTATTTCAACCCTTTTTACTccagcatatatatatataggctcTTTAAAGTAATTGCTCTAATTTTAATTGTGAGAATATAGGCTCTTTAACATAATTGTTCTAATTACTTTGGATGATGGATAAGAAATTTTGGTCATTGCTTTTTGGCTTTGAAATTCTATTCTCTTATATTCTAACtgcttttttcatttttatatttttactttcGTACTCTCTATCTTTCTCCTAACTTTCTTAGACTATTTTGTTTGATTGTTTTCCAGGAATTTTTTAGGGGTTATAAAAACCTCCAATTTTCTTAAAGATGATTGCTTGAAGATTCATTGAACTATTGGGGTTGTAGTTTCTGCAATTGACTGCTCTAGACTGCATTCTTCAAAGGTTCCTGAATTGTATGTGAGGAACCATTTTGGTATGTTATTGGAGAATGAGGAATGATCTAATATCACTTTTCATATCCATGGTGAAAAGTTTCAAGCTCACAAATTGGTATTAGCTGCTCACTTTACAATTCTGTCTTAAACATACATGTTGTAAGTATCAAACCTTAAAAAAAATCCTTTCATTTGATGTTTggaataatttaattaatcttTTGTTTCCTTTCATTTGCCTTTACATTTACCTCTGCCTAATCTTTTTGTGTTCTCTCTTTGTTTCTAGGAAAATGAAAGCTAAACAACAAGGTTATTTTAATTTGAGGTTAAATTGTAGTCTTtcattaattttcttccctATTTTTCTGACATCTCATGATACATTGAACTCATTTATCATGAAGAGTGGCGGACATGTTTGAAGGCTCTTCGGGCTTATTCTCTCAACAAATAGAAGAAAGCACTTCCGGaattggagaaagagttattcTTTTATACTTTATATAATACACTGGCTACTAGAaattgatttttaacttaaaggTGGGCACAAAAAAATTTCAAGGATTTCTATTCTTTTGCATTTCGATATCGCCTAACAGGTGAGCTTTTAGATGAGTTGTTTATTCAATgcatttgttttcttttttactatTACACTTGATTAATTTTCTCTCATAAATGATCTAAGAAGAGAAGCAAAAAAGTGTTGAGATTGAGAGCATTTGTGAATTGTTAAATCTAATTTTGGTTGTCTTGAAAGATTCTTGTAGATAAGATAGTTTCGTGAAGTTTCAGATGCAGAATTCTCAATTCCATGAAGTAAGCACCCTGTTATGAAATATATAAAGGGTTTTCAACTCATAGTAGTTGAATCTGATTACGCTTGGGTTATTAGGTATGAAATTACTTTCAATTTCTTCTTCGTTAGGAATCTGATTATGCTTTTTTATTGACTGTTTGCATTTGCATTATGCCTTTATGAGTTTCTCTCTACTTCTCAATTATTTTCTGATCCGTAATTCCTTGCCCTTGGCCTAGGAAAGCCTCACTCAACAattctgttttttttatgaaattaggCGGTAGGGAAGGGCCAAAGGGCCAAAGGGCGGGAATAAGATAGGCCTCAGGGTGGAATCTCCCTTGTGCGCATAAGCTTGAGCTctttttctattatttctttCTATCCCAAGCATTCCAATTCCAACTAAGATGTTATGTTGTATAGGAATTAAAAAATGGAGAACGGGATTTCAGTTTGTGAATTATGAGTTTTGTTGGATATTATTCTATTTCATTTGTTCTGcaattttctttttgtaattttgcaatATGGACTTGATCTGCAGAAAATTAAGAACGTGGGTTATACCCATTTACTACATGAATTATTATGATTATAATGAATTCTTTTAAAGAGTGAAGTAAAGAGAAACAAATTTAGGCATAATAATTGTTTCTCTTTCATTCCTCTTTAGTTCTAGGCATCTCTTATTTTTACTcatgttatttttcttttgagtTTTTACCTGCATATTCATTTCCTTCTCTGCTTACAATCAATGTCATCATTGTTGGTGGTTTTGGCACTACACGATAGGCAATTTGCTTCTTCATATATTTGTTTGACGGGTTTGGGTTAATCTTTAACCTCAAATATTGTTTCTTTGGATCAGGCTATATGAAGCAGTAACACTAATTTGCTTCATCAATTAATGTGCTTGATAGGTTTGATGTCTTTATTTCACTTTTTCTGTTGTTCGTGCAATTACAGACAATATTTGTTCCTGCAATCATATCTGAAGGTAGTTACTTTTATCTTTTGTACATCGAACAAGACTTTGTTCTTCTGTGTCTTGTGTGGGATTTGTTTGATGGTCTAATTGCTTCATCTGTATATGGCTTTAGTTAgatcctaatttttttttaatgataatcaCTTCTAATCACTCTTTCTTCTATTATTACTCAAGGAGGCCTTATGTTGCAAGACTTAAAAAATCATCATTAAGTTATTGTATGTATGTAGTTTCAAATTTGTATAATTGATTGAATGGTACAACTTATTTGGTATTATAATGAGTTAAATTGCTCACTGCTACTCCCTATGAATTGGAATTTTAGTTTTCTTGATTTATATTCCCATTGGTTCTTTTATtctttgtgggttttgatgtTTTCCTGAGTCTTCTTTTGCAAGAACTTCCAATGAAGTTTTTGTTTTTCAAGATTAATCTATGTGGAATAGATTACATGTACAAATGATTATTTTTGTTCAACTAATTTTTATGTGTTTATTTGGATCGATTTTACCGAAAAGTTTATGAAaatttattgatgtaattggaTTATTTCCCTTcccatacattttttttttggcaatcATGGGGTCACAAGGGAGCTCCTTTTAAACTGTAATTGTTGGAGTTTGCAAATTTCTACTATTTTTGGCGATCATGTGGCACATGTTTTGGTTGCTTACAAGGTGATTGTTCTGTCCTtgctattatttatttttatgtgtgTAGGAAAATGCAGCAAATGGGATGGCTGTGCATGAGGATTGCAAACTGACATTTTTAGAAATGAAGGCAAAAAAACCCttcattttattgttttcaaGATTGAAGAAAAACAAAAGCAGGTTGTTATGTAGAAGCTAGGTAAACCAACTGATAGTTATGAGGCTTTTAGTGCTAGCCTTACATTTGATGAATGCCAATATGTtgctatttacaactatgtttATGTCACATGAGAACTGCTAGAATAGTAAGATTGTTTTTATTACATGGTACTATCATAATGTAATAGAATACATCATGTTCCAGATGATCATTGATCAATTTTATGTGCAAATCTCCTGATACATCAAAAGTAAAAAGCAAGATGATAAATGCAAGCTCCAAAGACAGATTCAAAAGAGAGTTAAATGCATGAGCGGATCAAATTGAACCTATCGTGTGATTTATGGCCGTATTATTTGGATCATTAAAGTTTAATGTTAAGCATTTTATATTCTCTGACCAAATAAATAAGAAgatatattagtttttttttgttaaactcTTCCAACTGTGCTTTAAAAAAACtaacaaatttaattaaattttgtagTGGTTCTCCCTTATATAAAGTAGTTTAATTTTATGGTTTATATAAACATTAAGAACAATTCATATTATTACGTCATACAGTAGTACATTAAAattgtaatttaaaatatttaactttaaataacAAAATTAGAGGCACAATtataagaaaataattattataaaaaaatatattttaaaagtgaatacatcccgtgcattgcacggggtTCATGCTAGTTTTCAAATAAACTTGAAAGCAAAATTAAGGTGTTAGTTTgatgaaattgaaaattaaatgtTCAAACTGAAACTATTAAACAATGtaaatgtttgataaattttaaaataaatactgAATATAAAAACATTAATTGATTAAGTTGaacttaaaagtttaaattaaatattttgacatatcaaaataattgatttttaaattaattaaataatttaagtGATGAAGAAATAACAAATCTAAGTCAACTTACCTCCatctaagtttgtttaaagctCTAATGCGAAAATGAATAATTGAGGATTAtactcaaagaaaagaaaagaaaagggaaatcAGGTATTTTTAAGAAAGTGGATTCATAATGTCTTTTACAAGTAACAAATCCATGGCTACAGTTAACCACACGGACATGAAGGAAACTAAAATGCCATTGCATTGCATAAACCACTTCAAGTTTGCCATATTTAACAACTTGGTACTTGAACATCAACCTGTCAGCAAATGTTTCACCATAACAACCAATCACTCTTTAAATCTTCTAGCAAAAAAGATGATGCTGCATCAATAAGGACTAATCCAATCAAGAGACATTACCAAATTCTTATTCACTTGCTTTCAAGGTGTTCACTCACTCAGCTTGCCCAACTAGGAGGAACGCGATCTGATGATACTGGAGGCAATGCACGTACATTGATGTCAAGAGGAAGCAACCGGTATTGAATGTCAAGCTCCCTAAAAATCTTAACCATCTCTTCAAGCAATAGGGCTCTCCTTGACCATTTCTCTCCCATGTCTTGATGGTTCATTCTATGAGTCAACCATATTGCTAGCCGCACCATATTCAGGTCTACCAGATCCCTGAATATGATCATCGGAGAAGGATACCAATGCTCCTTTTTATTCTCGATGTAACTACATGATAAAATCCAAGGATTATTCAAATACAGCTGATATAACTCGACTACTCAAAGAAGTAAAACAAAAACTTACCATGTTATTCGTTGCTTCATGACTGCAATTTTTTCAGCTGGGGTTGCTATGTGGACATGGAACTCAACTGCATCTCCCATGTCTGGGCTACGGTAGTAATTACTGATGGCTTTGGTAGCAAGAACACCGTTAGCAATTATGATCTTCTGATTGTCATATCTTAGAAAAACTGTAGTTAAAATGTTCATCTCTTCAACCACCATCTGAATGATATTTGTAGGAAAACAAGTTAGGCAGGGTTCTTCCTAAAGAAAGCAATGAATAGTCcatttactaattaattaattaatgtaccTGAACTCCATCAATTTCACAGCGATCACCCACGTCAAAAGGGTGAATCACAAACAAGAAGATAATAGATTCAAATACTGTTTTGCATGTGTTTCCAAATATAAATGCCACAAGGAGAAGTTGGGAGGATATAAACACAAGAAATTTGCTTGTGGCAATCCCTAGTATAAGAAGCCAAATAACACCTATAACGGTCCCCACCAAAATGTTGACTACGTGATGCAGTTTGTTGACAGCTGTTTTTGTATCATTGAGTGTCAATGCAAGTGCCCTGCGTTCTCTAAAAGCATTAACCTGACAAAATCAAGTAATTTCATTTGTGATTACCATGAAATACAATAAAGGAACATCAAATATAAGGTTCAAAAGGGGAATGTAATTTAGAGATTAAGCACACATGAACAGTTTCAATTACCTAAAATAATTAATCACCTAAATAATGATGATTTAAGTGTATAGAATTGTCCATTGTAAGTGCGGTTTACAAAAGTATATAGGAAAACCAAACTCTCTTATCAAATTTTACTTTATGTGATTAAGAGTAATTAAAACAAAAGAACACAAGGGGAGAAAGATTTGATGCATTAATACTtcctataaataaatatttgttACAGTCAGCAGTTACCTTAACTATTCTGCCACATGGAAATAATGTCCTACATGAGCTCACTAATTGACCCTAATATTCTTCAATCAAAAACCACTTGTCATTACTTTTGTGGAACTGAAAAATATTTCCAGTTCAATTAAAACTAGATAGGTAATTGTATTACAGAATTCAAGGATGCACAAATACCTCCTATACAAATTAGGTAACATGCATGCTTGCAAACAGTATTATTGGAAAAATGAAGGCAAAACATGAGGGATTGTGAAGTCAATTGTTCTTACCACCCAATTTTTCAAACAAGACTTGCTAATTTTCTTGCTTTCAGATGCTCCTTCAAAAAGACTCATGGCCTTTAAAGCCTCGTCTTCCGGCATGAAACGCATGATGTCCTCCAAATAGATATACCTTTgtagaaaaacaaaaagtttTATTCATTGCAAGATAAGAAGTGAATCATTGACAGTCCATCAAAGTTTACCAATTAAACCAGAAGTTGAAGACATATGCTAAAGAGAAAGAACATGTTAATTTTATATTGATTATGTAATCAACAGAAACATAAATTCAGTTTCATTAATACATATCAGCTTATTATAAAAGATGTCAATAATTTGCAGACTGTTTTGAAACTTGCACTGGATCAAATAATGAGTCAATCACAGTTAGCAATTTCGATAAAATTTAAATGAACATGATAATAACAAACATAAAAGGACAAGTAATAACAGAAATCAATATTAACCAACCAGAGATGTAGTTATCTCAAAAAATGCACCACCCGTTGTAATTGggaatataaattataaactatGCACACAATTGAAGCATGATCTAAGACAGAAATTAGGAGTTACCTAGACCCCGGCTTAGCAACATTATGAAATATTTTCTTAGCTGCAGCTTTTGCTTCAATTTCACTTCTAATCTTTGTAGCAGACTCATCATCATCATGAGTAGAATCTCTTAATTGTTCATCTAATGTAGACAAAGCACCATATCTAACTATGTTTATCAACCTCTTCATATTCCAAGCAGAAACATTCTTTGGATTCAATTTGTGCAAGTGATCGATGGTTATCCCGTCATCTCCTTCATCGAGTCCATGAGAGAACTTAGGGGTACCAATTCGAGGGCTTTTCTGCATCCTACCACTCCCTACTAGTCTTGGAGCTTGTGGCGAGGGGCAAGTAGTTGGCTTAAGGCCAGGGGGTACAACAGCACCTGCATTTTGCAATTTCTGTATCTCAGCTGCCAttctctcttcctcttcctcattCCTTTTGATCTCAATCAATGGAGGACCAGAAAGTGTTTCAATCACATATTGATTAAAAAGTGACTCCTGAATTCGGTCAAAGTAAGTACTTACATGAAAAGAAGACGCAAGCACCTTAACCACAAGAGTCTTGACAAGCCAAAATAATGTACCGACCACCAAACAAATCAAAACTTTAGTAACATATCTAAGGGTTTCACTTCTTGTTTCCCTCTGAACTTTCTTGTCAAACAAAAAATGCCAAGCCATCAAAACAAGACCCAGCCACAAGCAATTCTGCACAGCTTTCTTTATCCCGTATACAAAATATAAAACTCTTTTCCTTAAGAGAAAATTCCTTTCAACAAAGAAGACAATGATTCTTATAACCCATCCAGAAACTAATCTACCACATATTAATACTAAAACTAACACTCCCCATTTCCACAATCTCAGTTTCCAAAGAGTTTTCTTCCTCAGAAATGGAAAAACAAGACTAGATATTAAAGCCGCAATAATTAAAAACAAACTCGCCCATTCAAGCAAAACCCATATATCAAGCTTATCTTTTCTGTACTCTTCAGGTATATCATCATCGAAAGGGTCGTCCTCTTCATCATCAACGCTACCTCTTCCTAAAAATCCAGACCTTAATTGACCTGATCTTGCTACCACTCTCCCTGATTTTTCAGGAGGTTCCGGGGGTACATCCATCAATCTCGATTTGGTCCTCTCCTTGAACAGGTTTGATTTCTTCTTAAACGACGAACTGTTGGAAAACGTTACATCGTTTCTGGAACTACACTTCAAAATCTCACCATCGTTAGCTTCAGGGCTCCTTCCATTAGCTCCGGCACTGTCAGTGCTCTTTTTGGCCGGCGAATCTTTAAACTGATACCTCCTCCTGACAGTCTCGTTATAGTCGAAGGAGACACGGTTGGCTTTAACTGGGGACTCGGAAATGGACGCTAAGTTCCGGTTGAGGGCCGTGGTATCATTTTGAAGCTCGGCCATTTCCAAGTCCATATCTAAGCAAAACTCACCTGAAGCTTGTTGTTTATGCAAAAACTGACCGATGAGCTTGGAGGGAGGATCCTCCGCTGAAGTAGAAGTATCAGCAGCAGCATTAGTCTGAGGAAAATCAAAGACATAATTCTGAGTCTCATTGTCTGGAATGAGTTTATCTTTCTCTTTATCATTCCAAAAATCATAGCTAGATTCCCTCCAAATGGTTCCGGCGTTTGGTGGTCGGACGTTTTTCATAGTGGCATCTGGTTCGGCGTCCATCTTAACTTAAGAAGAagctctttttttttggtagattaGTGTGTTTTATTCCAAGTAAAAAGCATAGACAGCTAATCTGGAATGTGGGTGTTGATTTTTCTGGGAATATTTTATTATGGGAAAAATGTGGACGCGTGTACGGTGAGGTGAGTGAGTGAGTGAGTGAGATTTTAGAGAGTAGTTCTGTTTATTTTCTTCATCAACAACACAAcacagagaaagagaagaattcCAAGAAGCAAGAAAACAGTCAAAAAACATATACCCCACCTTTACTTCCTATTAACGTAAATGCCATCCGGAGAGCCGTTTTAGTTTAATGCCTGCGCAAATTGtggagtatatatatatttatgttccaacttttttgtccaaaaaaagaaattcttttttagtTGCCATACCACTTTAAAGTATAAACATTTCCCCTCCTACTTCTTACTTATGAGAAAGAAAGTAATGTTCTTTTggttaaaaaattaatactgaAAGGTCATATATCCAAAAGATACACTTTTCATTTTATGAATGACTCAAATTATGTTAAGAACAAAGGACTATATTGTTTTCCattttatactttttatatatatatatatatatatatataacagagGACATTCACACAAATATTTAGGAACTATACTAATATCATATTTTTATGTACAAAAGTTCTCAAATTAGAAATGGAgaattttaagttttataaGGACCTTATGGGTTTGACCTTTTTAAGGATTTCACCGCTATAATTGGCCCTAATGGAACTAGCATGATGCAATTAGCTTTGTTCTCAATATTCGAACGAGTCTCtcttatttaattgtttttcatttatttatttatttgtggtAAACTTAGGATGGAGTGATAATGATATAGGATTTTACTATGGTTGGATGGGATGTGACATATGTAAAGAAGAGTTTATACCAAATGATGAAGATTCATATAGAGTTCTACTCGATGTTTTAAAAACCAGACTAGATCGGTCGGTTCAATCGGTTCATTTGTGAACCAATAATGTACTCGGTCCAACTACATATGTTTTTGGTCAATGCAATTGACCTATTAAGAACCGGTGTTAACTAGTGAACCAGTGTCAAACTAGTAAACCAGAACAACCCCAGTTTGATATTGCGAGAAGCACATACTAGAAGCCTATGTTCACTGCTCAGATAGAGTTGttattttatagataaaataTTGACTGCTTGGCTTATTTTTTCCTATatgctgtaatcgagccgagctttggcctgctcaagctcggctcgctataaaattaaggAGGTCGAGCCCGAgacgagctttggcttgctcaagctcggctcaactcattaaaaaataaacaagctcgagccgagcttcgagctagtttcgagcccaaaattctctttggacttggttcattaaacaaattatctaaccatgaactgtttgtgagtaaatcattaattatatttatgaagtttgctcgcaaatagctctttaattatatacataaacaagcttacaaacaaagttcgtgaataaataaacaagatgcatATAAATAATTTGTATATTAcccatttattatgtttgtgaacgaactcgtctaatagcaaatgaaataatattaagtttagatatttgtgaactaacacaaaaactatatagttttatataaaactaaaattttttcataaatattctaa encodes:
- the LOC136218578 gene encoding mechanosensitive ion channel protein 6, whose product is MDAEPDATMKNVRPPNAGTIWRESSYDFWNDKEKDKLIPDNETQNYVFDFPQTNAAADTSTSAEDPPSKLIGQFLHKQQASGEFCLDMDLEMAELQNDTTALNRNLASISESPVKANRVSFDYNETVRRRYQFKDSPAKKSTDSAGANGRSPEANDGEILKCSSRNDVTFSNSSSFKKKSNLFKERTKSRLMDVPPEPPEKSGRVVARSGQLRSGFLGRGSVDDEEDDPFDDDIPEEYRKDKLDIWVLLEWASLFLIIAALISSLVFPFLRKKTLWKLRLWKWGVLVLVLICGRLVSGWVIRIIVFFVERNFLLRKRVLYFVYGIKKAVQNCLWLGLVLMAWHFLFDKKVQRETRSETLRYVTKVLICLVVGTLFWLVKTLVVKVLASSFHVSTYFDRIQESLFNQYVIETLSGPPLIEIKRNEEEEERMAAEIQKLQNAGAVVPPGLKPTTCPSPQAPRLVGSGRMQKSPRIGTPKFSHGLDEGDDGITIDHLHKLNPKNVSAWNMKRLINIVRYGALSTLDEQLRDSTHDDDESATKIRSEIEAKAAAKKIFHNVAKPGSRYIYLEDIMRFMPEDEALKAMSLFEGASESKKISKSCLKNWVVNAFRERRALALTLNDTKTAVNKLHHVVNILVGTVIGVIWLLILGIATSKFLVFISSQLLLVAFIFGNTCKTVFESIIFLFVIHPFDVGDRCEIDGVQMVVEEMNILTTVFLRYDNQKIIIANGVLATKAISNYYRSPDMGDAVEFHVHIATPAEKIAVMKQRITCYIENKKEHWYPSPMIIFRDLVDLNMVRLAIWLTHRMNHQDMGEKWSRRALLLEEMVKIFRELDIQYRLLPLDINVRALPPVSSDRVPPSWAS